The following are encoded together in the Salmonella enterica subsp. enterica serovar Choleraesuis genome:
- the yhiI gene encoding membrane protein has protein sequence MDNNRKKGALTVGALIIVVVALVAWWGLRDPGLPEGFAASNGRIEATEVDIAAKVAGRIEHISAREGAFVRKGEVLARMDTRVLDEQRTEAKAQIQETQSAVATAKSLLSQRQSEKLAAEAVVRQREAELDSAQRRHGRSQSLSKRGAVSAQQLDDDRAAAQSARAALESAKAQVSAAQAAIESARAGIIQANTRVEAAMATERRIVADIEDSELKAPVDGRVQYRVAEPGEVLAAGGRVLNMVDLSDVYMTFFLPTEQAGRLAIGSDVHLVLDAAPTLRIPAKVTFVASVAQFTPKTVETENERLKLMFRVKARILPELLKQHLEYVKTGLPGMAYVRVDASKEWPENLDVRLPE, from the coding sequence ATGGATAACAACAGGAAGAAAGGGGCGCTCACCGTCGGCGCGCTAATTATCGTCGTCGTTGCGCTGGTCGCCTGGTGGGGATTGCGCGACCCGGGGCTGCCTGAAGGCTTTGCCGCCAGTAATGGGCGTATTGAGGCAACAGAGGTAGATATCGCCGCCAAGGTGGCCGGGCGCATTGAGCATATCTCTGCCCGCGAAGGGGCGTTTGTCCGTAAGGGAGAAGTGTTGGCCCGTATGGATACCCGGGTGCTGGACGAACAGCGCACCGAGGCGAAGGCTCAGATTCAGGAGACGCAAAGCGCGGTGGCTACCGCGAAGTCGCTGCTGTCTCAGCGCCAGAGCGAAAAGCTGGCGGCGGAAGCCGTGGTGCGTCAGCGTGAAGCAGAACTGGATTCGGCCCAGCGGCGTCACGGCCGTTCTCAGTCATTATCAAAACGCGGGGCGGTCTCGGCCCAGCAGCTGGATGATGACCGGGCTGCCGCGCAAAGCGCAAGGGCCGCTCTGGAGTCGGCTAAAGCCCAGGTTTCTGCGGCTCAGGCCGCAATCGAATCGGCCCGAGCCGGAATAATCCAGGCCAATACTCGGGTAGAAGCCGCCATGGCTACCGAGCGGCGCATCGTGGCGGATATTGAAGACAGCGAGCTGAAAGCGCCGGTGGATGGCCGGGTACAGTATCGGGTGGCGGAGCCGGGTGAAGTGCTGGCAGCCGGTGGTCGGGTACTGAATATGGTCGACCTCAGCGATGTCTATATGACCTTCTTCCTGCCGACCGAGCAGGCCGGGAGGCTGGCTATTGGCAGCGACGTGCATCTGGTGCTGGATGCCGCCCCCACGCTGCGCATCCCGGCAAAAGTCACCTTTGTGGCCAGCGTCGCTCAGTTCACCCCTAAAACCGTGGAAACCGAAAATGAGCGCCTGAAGCTGATGTTCCGGGTTAAAGCGCGCATCCTGCCGGAGCTGCTGAAACAGCATCTGGAATATGTAAAAACCGGTCTGCCGGGAATGGCCTATGTAAGGGTGGATGCCAGTAAGGAGTGGCCGGAGAACCTCGACGTGAGGCTGCCTGAATGA
- a CDS encoding alcohol dehydrogenase — MSKIKSYAAQQAGAELELYEYDAGELQPDDVEVKVEYCGICHSDLSMIDNEWGFSSYPLIAGHEVVGHIHALGEAAKNKGLKVGQRVGVGWTASSCQHCDACISGNQINCQNGSVATILNKGGFADKLRCNWQWAIPLPDSIDMATAGPLLCGGITVFKPLLSHHITATSRVGVIGIGGLGHIAIKLLRAMGCEVTAFSSNPAKEQEVLAMGADNVVNSRDPQALKALAGQFDLIINTVNVSLDWLPYFEALTYGGNFHTVGAVMKPFEIPAFTLIAGDRSISGSATGSPAELRTLMKFAARTKVAPTTELYPMSKINEAIQHVRDGKARYRVVLKADF, encoded by the coding sequence ATGTCGAAGATTAAGAGTTATGCGGCGCAGCAAGCGGGCGCGGAACTGGAGCTGTACGAATACGACGCGGGCGAGCTTCAGCCTGACGACGTAGAAGTGAAGGTGGAATACTGCGGGATCTGTCATTCCGACCTGTCGATGATCGATAACGAATGGGGCTTCTCTTCCTATCCACTGATTGCCGGACACGAAGTGGTTGGCCATATCCATGCGCTCGGCGAAGCGGCAAAAAACAAAGGCCTGAAAGTGGGCCAGCGGGTTGGTGTGGGCTGGACAGCCAGCAGCTGCCAGCACTGCGACGCCTGCATCAGCGGCAACCAGATTAACTGTCAGAACGGCAGCGTTGCCACCATCCTGAACAAAGGCGGCTTCGCCGATAAGCTGCGCTGCAACTGGCAGTGGGCAATTCCACTACCAGACAGCATTGATATGGCCACCGCCGGGCCGCTGTTGTGCGGTGGTATTACGGTGTTTAAACCGCTGCTGTCTCATCACATCACGGCGACCAGCCGGGTGGGCGTGATTGGTATCGGTGGTCTGGGCCATATCGCCATTAAGCTGCTGCGCGCTATGGGCTGCGAAGTAACGGCATTTAGCTCAAATCCGGCTAAAGAGCAGGAAGTGCTGGCAATGGGTGCTGATAATGTGGTGAATAGCCGCGATCCGCAAGCATTGAAAGCGCTGGCCGGTCAGTTTGATCTGATTATCAATACCGTTAACGTCTCCCTGGACTGGCTGCCATACTTCGAAGCGCTGACCTACGGCGGTAACTTCCATACCGTGGGCGCGGTCATGAAGCCTTTTGAGATCCCGGCCTTCACACTGATTGCCGGTGACCGCAGTATCTCTGGCTCTGCTACAGGCTCGCCAGCTGAGCTGCGTACACTAATGAAGTTCGCGGCACGCACTAAAGTGGCTCCGACCACCGAGCTGTATCCTATGTCGAAAATCAACGAAGCCATTCAGCATGTGCGCGACGGTAAAGCGCGCTACCGCGTGGTGCTAAAAGCTGATTTCTAA
- a CDS encoding membrane protein, translating into MDKLTALRRTRRVPMLLLLAAACAFIVTLALPDNVWVNGVKAVAEAAMVGALADWFAVSALFRRVPVPFIARHTAIIPRNKDRIAENLAAFVQEQFLDKASLLALIRRHDPAQMVATWLNQPGNAARIGGHLLQVIRGFLDVTDDTRIQKLLRKAVNRAIDNVDLSRASAVILEGMTRDGRHQALLDAILRQLVIFMDRPSTRAFIAREVVQWFKREHPRAGKLLPRTWLGEQSAEVVTNAVNILLDEVSQDESHALRLSFNRAVQRLIERLQNDPQMAARTDSIKTMLKDDAAFNLYIGELWGDLRGWLKQDLNADNSQIQAKIAAAGAWLGQTLAQDDALRESLNQHLEQAASTLAPDFSAFMARHISDTVKSWDAKDMSQQVELNIGKDLQYIRINGTLVGGAIGLLLYLVTLGAGWLSPWLSALIQR; encoded by the coding sequence ATGGATAAGTTAACCGCGCTGCGTCGTACCCGGCGCGTTCCCATGCTGCTGCTGCTGGCAGCGGCATGCGCTTTTATCGTGACGCTGGCGCTGCCGGATAACGTCTGGGTAAACGGCGTTAAGGCTGTCGCCGAAGCGGCGATGGTCGGGGCGCTGGCCGACTGGTTTGCGGTCAGCGCGCTGTTCCGGCGAGTTCCGGTACCTTTCATTGCCCGCCATACCGCCATTATTCCTCGTAATAAAGACCGTATTGCCGAGAACCTGGCGGCTTTTGTTCAGGAGCAGTTTCTGGATAAAGCGTCGCTGCTGGCGCTTATTCGTCGCCACGACCCGGCGCAGATGGTGGCAACCTGGCTGAACCAGCCGGGTAATGCGGCCCGGATTGGCGGCCATCTGCTCCAGGTGATACGTGGCTTTCTGGATGTTACTGACGATACGCGCATTCAGAAACTGCTGCGTAAGGCGGTAAACCGGGCTATTGATAACGTCGATCTTTCCCGGGCCAGTGCCGTTATTCTGGAGGGAATGACCCGCGACGGCCGGCATCAGGCGCTGCTGGATGCGATACTGCGGCAGTTAGTCATTTTTATGGACCGGCCTTCGACCCGCGCTTTTATCGCCCGCGAAGTGGTTCAGTGGTTTAAGCGCGAGCATCCGCGCGCCGGTAAGCTGCTGCCGCGTACCTGGCTTGGCGAGCAGAGTGCCGAGGTCGTAACTAATGCGGTCAATATTCTGCTGGATGAAGTGAGCCAGGATGAAAGCCATGCCCTGCGTCTGAGCTTTAATCGGGCGGTTCAGCGCCTGATCGAGCGGCTGCAAAACGATCCGCAGATGGCGGCCCGTACCGACAGCATTAAAACCATGCTTAAGGACGATGCGGCATTTAATCTCTACATTGGCGAGCTGTGGGGCGATTTACGCGGCTGGCTGAAACAGGATCTCAACGCCGACAATTCTCAGATTCAGGCGAAAATCGCCGCAGCCGGTGCCTGGCTTGGGCAGACCCTGGCTCAGGACGATGCGTTACGCGAGTCGCTTAATCAGCATCTGGAGCAGGCAGCCAGCACGCTGGCACCAGACTTCTCCGCGTTTATGGCGCGTCATATTAGCGATACGGTAAAAAGCTGGGATGCGAAAGATATGTCGCAGCAGGTGGAGCTGAATATCGGCAAAGATCTGCAATACATCCGCATTAATGGCACCCTGGTTGGCGGTGCGATAGGTTTGCTGCTCTATCTGGTGACGCTGGGAGCTGGCTGGTTAAGCCCGTGGCTGTCGGCACTGATTCAGCGCTAG
- the yjgR gene encoding DUF853 domain-containing protein: protein MTTPLLIAKTTEISCALLPQMANRHGLITGATGTGKTVTLQKIAESLSEIGVPVFMADVKGDLSGVAVAGTASDKLQKRLESIGVTDWQPHANPVTVWDIFGEKGHPVRATVSDLGPLLLARLLNLNEVQSGVLQIIFRIADDQGLLLLDFKDLRSITQYIGDNAKSFQNQYGNISSASVGAIQRGLLALEQQGAEYFFGEPMLDIHDWMRTDANGKGVINILAAEKLYQMPRLYAASLLWMLSELYEQLPEAGDLDKPKLVFFFDEAHLLFNDAPQVLLDKIEQVIRLIRSKGVGVFFVTQNPSDIPDNVLGQLGNRVQHALRAFTPKDQKAVKSAAQTMRANPAFDTEEAIKALGTGEALVSFLDEKGSPTMIERAMVIAPCSQMGPVSADERNALINNSSLYGKYEDAVDRESAYEMLQKGVQAATDKAGAPDAKGKAVEVDDGILGGLKDILFGTTGPRGGKHDGVVQTMAKSAARQITNQVIRGVLGSLLGGRGR, encoded by the coding sequence ATGACCACACCGTTACTCATTGCTAAAACCACCGAGATCTCCTGCGCCCTGCTACCGCAGATGGCTAACCGCCACGGGCTTATCACCGGAGCGACGGGTACCGGGAAAACCGTCACCCTGCAAAAAATTGCCGAATCCCTGTCGGAGATCGGCGTGCCTGTATTTATGGCTGACGTAAAAGGCGATTTGTCCGGTGTGGCGGTGGCGGGAACTGCCTCTGATAAGCTGCAAAAACGGCTGGAAAGCATTGGCGTTACCGACTGGCAGCCGCACGCTAATCCAGTCACCGTGTGGGATATTTTCGGTGAAAAAGGCCATCCGGTTCGGGCTACGGTTTCGGACCTTGGCCCGTTGCTGCTGGCGCGTCTTTTGAACCTCAATGAAGTGCAGAGCGGCGTGCTGCAAATCATTTTCCGTATTGCCGATGACCAGGGGCTGCTGCTGCTGGACTTTAAAGACCTGCGCTCTATCACCCAGTACATTGGCGACAACGCCAAATCGTTCCAGAACCAGTATGGCAACATCAGCAGCGCATCGGTTGGCGCTATTCAGCGCGGCCTGCTGGCGCTGGAGCAGCAGGGGGCGGAGTACTTCTTCGGTGAGCCGATGCTGGATATTCATGACTGGATGCGCACCGATGCTAACGGCAAGGGCGTTATTAATATTCTGGCGGCGGAGAAACTCTACCAGATGCCGCGCCTGTATGCCGCCAGCCTGCTGTGGATGCTGTCCGAGCTGTACGAGCAACTGCCGGAAGCTGGCGATCTGGATAAGCCTAAGCTGGTCTTTTTCTTCGACGAAGCGCACCTGCTATTTAACGATGCGCCGCAGGTACTGCTGGATAAAATCGAGCAGGTGATTCGCCTTATCCGTTCTAAAGGCGTAGGCGTATTCTTCGTTACTCAGAACCCATCTGATATCCCGGATAACGTGCTGGGTCAGCTGGGGAATCGCGTGCAGCACGCGCTGCGCGCCTTCACGCCAAAAGATCAGAAAGCGGTGAAAAGCGCGGCGCAAACTATGCGCGCCAACCCGGCATTTGATACCGAAGAAGCGATTAAAGCGCTGGGTACCGGTGAAGCGCTGGTGTCCTTCCTTGATGAAAAGGGTAGCCCGACCATGATTGAACGAGCCATGGTCATAGCACCTTGCTCACAGATGGGGCCGGTGAGTGCCGATGAGCGCAATGCGCTGATTAACAACTCATCCCTGTACGGCAAATATGAAGATGCGGTAGACCGCGAGTCGGCCTATGAAATGCTGCAAAAAGGCGTGCAGGCGGCGACCGATAAAGCAGGCGCTCCCGATGCCAAAGGCAAAGCGGTAGAAGTAGACGACGGTATTCTGGGTGGCCTGAAAGATATTCTGTTCGGAACTACCGGGCCGCGCGGTGGCAAGCATGATGGCGTGGTGCAAACCATGGCTAAAAGCGCCGCCCGCCAGATTACCAACCAGGTTATTCGTGGCGTACTGGGCAGCCTGCTGGGTGGCCGCGGTCGCTAA
- a CDS encoding dihydroxyacetone kinase, producing MSRFFYNDRDSLVDDAIAGIIASTPHHNLARLDVDPSIRVVLRSDWDKGRVAVISGGGSGHEPAHAGFVGRGMLTAAVCGNLFASPSVEAILHAIMALSGDRGCLLIVKNYTGDRLNFGLAAERARRYGLKIKMVIVADDIALPDNPQPRGLAGTVLVHKIAGYAAEQGKSLDEVHAIAQSVCDNLFSIGAAIRSASLPGSHEPERIASGETELGLGIHGEPGATTLRCESARELIDTMVERLEAACGDEGRLAVLLNNLGGTSELEMGVLAHALAESRLAGRIDLQIGPATLVSSLDMKGFSITALRMKKTYCEALLAPVETSGWRAAIVPAPVAAIPHTRLSMALDYTPSDSPAIAGVVDSITRALIASEKSLNTLDAKTGDGDTGSTFAAGARDIAKLLQQQQLPLAEPALLLMLTGERLAVVMGGSSGVLMSIFFTTAGQAVSEGATLPDALLQGLAQMQHYGGAQPGDRTLIDALLPALESMKRGEPITQAAQAARDGAQATAAMTRAGAGRSSYVNAANLKGVEDPGAAAIAAVFDSLAHGQKS from the coding sequence ATGTCCAGATTCTTCTATAACGATCGCGACTCACTGGTCGATGATGCCATCGCTGGAATTATCGCCTCCACTCCCCACCATAATCTCGCCCGCCTGGATGTTGACCCATCGATTCGGGTGGTCTTACGTAGCGACTGGGATAAGGGCCGGGTGGCGGTTATTTCCGGCGGTGGATCCGGTCATGAGCCAGCCCACGCAGGATTTGTGGGGCGCGGTATGCTGACCGCCGCAGTGTGCGGCAACCTGTTCGCTTCGCCAAGCGTAGAAGCCATCCTTCACGCCATCATGGCGCTATCTGGCGACCGTGGCTGCCTGCTGATTGTGAAAAACTACACCGGCGACCGGCTTAACTTTGGCCTGGCGGCCGAGCGCGCCCGGCGTTACGGCCTGAAGATAAAAATGGTCATCGTCGCCGACGATATCGCGCTGCCCGATAACCCGCAGCCGCGCGGGCTGGCCGGTACGGTACTGGTACATAAGATAGCCGGATACGCCGCCGAGCAGGGCAAGTCGCTGGATGAAGTGCACGCCATTGCACAAAGCGTTTGCGACAACCTGTTTAGCATCGGTGCCGCTATTCGCAGCGCCAGCCTGCCCGGCAGCCATGAGCCAGAGCGAATAGCCAGCGGAGAAACAGAATTGGGGTTGGGTATCCACGGTGAACCCGGTGCCACGACGCTGCGCTGCGAAAGCGCCCGGGAACTTATCGATACCATGGTTGAACGGCTCGAAGCCGCCTGCGGAGACGAGGGACGTCTGGCGGTGCTGCTAAATAATCTGGGCGGCACCTCGGAATTAGAGATGGGAGTGCTGGCCCATGCCCTGGCCGAATCACGGCTGGCCGGGCGTATCGACCTGCAAATTGGTCCTGCAACCCTGGTCAGCTCGCTGGATATGAAAGGGTTCTCGATAACCGCTCTGCGGATGAAGAAAACGTATTGTGAAGCCCTGCTGGCTCCGGTAGAAACCAGCGGCTGGCGCGCTGCGATTGTTCCTGCTCCGGTAGCCGCTATCCCCCATACCCGGTTGAGCATGGCTTTGGACTACACGCCATCCGACTCTCCGGCTATTGCCGGCGTAGTTGATAGCATTACCCGGGCTCTAATCGCCAGCGAAAAGAGCCTGAATACCCTGGATGCCAAAACGGGCGATGGTGATACCGGCAGCACCTTTGCCGCCGGCGCACGCGATATTGCAAAGTTACTGCAACAGCAGCAGCTACCGCTGGCTGAGCCTGCGCTATTGCTGATGCTAACCGGCGAGCGGCTGGCGGTAGTTATGGGAGGTTCCAGCGGGGTGCTGATGTCAATATTCTTCACGACGGCAGGCCAGGCCGTGAGCGAAGGGGCCACTCTGCCCGATGCACTACTCCAGGGGCTAGCCCAGATGCAGCATTACGGCGGCGCGCAGCCAGGCGACCGTACGCTTATCGATGCGCTGCTTCCAGCACTGGAGTCAATGAAACGCGGCGAGCCGATAACTCAGGCCGCACAGGCAGCCCGTGACGGCGCTCAGGCGACCGCCGCCATGACGCGCGCCGGAGCCGGGCGCTCTTCTTACGTCAATGCTGCCAATTTAAAAGGAGTGGAAGATCCGGGAGCGGCGGCTATTGCCGCGGTGTTTGATTCGCTAGCGCACGGTCAAAAAAGTTAG
- a CDS encoding LPS export ABC transporter permease LptG, which translates to MLKFGVLDRYIGKTIFNTIMMTLFMLVSLSGIIKFVDQLRKAGQGGYTALGAGMYTILSVPKDIQIFFPMAALLGALLGLGMLAQRSELVVMQASGFTRMQVAAAVMKTAIPLVLLTMAIGEWVAPQGEQMARNYRAQAMYGGSLLSTQQGLWAKDGQNFVYIERVRKDNSLAGISIYRFNDQRRLESVRHAASATFDAKAKVWNLSQIDESVLTDPTKITGTQTVSGTWKTTLTPDKLGVVALDPDALPITGLRDYVKYLKSSGQDPSRYQLNMWSKIFQPVSVAVMMLMALSFIFGPLRSVPMGVRVITGISFGFVFYVLDQIFGPLSLVYNVPPLLGALIPSASFALISVWLMLRKS; encoded by the coding sequence ATGCTGAAATTTGGCGTACTCGATCGTTACATCGGTAAGACCATCTTTAACACCATCATGATGACCCTGTTCATGCTGGTGTCGCTTTCGGGCATCATCAAGTTTGTCGATCAGCTGCGTAAGGCGGGTCAGGGCGGGTATACCGCGCTGGGCGCCGGGATGTACACCATCCTCAGCGTGCCAAAAGATATTCAAATCTTCTTCCCTATGGCGGCGCTGCTTGGCGCCCTGTTAGGGCTGGGGATGCTGGCACAGCGCAGTGAGCTGGTGGTTATGCAGGCCTCTGGTTTTACCCGTATGCAGGTTGCGGCGGCAGTTATGAAAACCGCGATTCCGCTGGTGTTGCTGACCATGGCAATCGGTGAATGGGTGGCGCCGCAGGGTGAACAGATGGCGCGTAACTACCGTGCTCAGGCAATGTATGGCGGTTCGCTGCTTTCTACCCAGCAGGGTTTGTGGGCGAAAGATGGTCAGAACTTTGTTTACATCGAACGCGTGCGCAAAGACAACTCGCTGGCCGGAATAAGCATCTATCGCTTTAACGACCAGCGCCGCCTGGAGTCGGTACGCCACGCTGCTTCCGCGACGTTTGACGCTAAAGCCAAGGTCTGGAACCTGTCACAGATCGATGAGTCAGTACTTACTGACCCAACGAAAATCACCGGTACTCAGACGGTTTCCGGCACCTGGAAAACGACGCTGACGCCTGACAAACTTGGCGTTGTAGCGCTGGACCCGGATGCGCTGCCGATTACTGGCCTGCGCGATTACGTGAAATACCTGAAGTCGAGTGGCCAGGACCCAAGCCGTTACCAACTCAATATGTGGAGCAAAATCTTCCAGCCGGTTTCGGTAGCGGTGATGATGCTGATGGCGCTGTCATTTATCTTCGGGCCACTGCGTAGCGTGCCGATGGGGGTGAGGGTTATCACCGGTATCAGCTTTGGTTTTGTGTTCTACGTACTTGACCAAATCTTCGGGCCGCTAAGCCTCGTGTACAACGTACCGCCTCTGTTGGGCGCATTAATACCGAGCGCCTCGTTTGCCTTGATAAGCGTGTGGCTGATGCTTCGTAAGAGCTAG
- the lptF gene encoding lipopolysaccharide export system permease protein LptF, translated as MIIIKYLVRETLKSQLAILFILFLIFFCQKLVRILGAAVDGEIPTNLVLSLLGLGVPAMAQLILPLSLFLGLLMTFGKLYTDSEITVMHACGLGKSVLVKAAMILALLTGVAATFNVMWAGPVSARHQDQVLADAKANPGLAALAQGQFQQSSDGSSVLFIESVNGLNFKDVFLAQLRPKGSARPSVVVADSGHLTQRRDGSQVVSLNSGTRFEGTALLRDFRITDFQDYKAIIGHQDVLLDPDDTEQMNMSQLMNNSKRPAAVAELNWRITLIFSVVVMALMVVPLSVVNPRQGRVLSMLPAMLLYLLFFLLQSSLKSNGAKGKVDPMMWMWIVNFLYLALAVALNLWDTVPMRRIRSRFAAKGVA; from the coding sequence GTGATAATCATCAAATATCTTGTCCGGGAGACGCTCAAAAGCCAGCTGGCGATTCTGTTCATCCTGTTTCTCATCTTCTTCTGTCAGAAGTTAGTCAGGATTTTAGGAGCGGCGGTTGACGGCGAGATCCCGACCAACCTTGTACTCTCTCTTCTGGGATTGGGTGTGCCTGCTATGGCGCAGCTTATCCTTCCGTTAAGCCTGTTCCTTGGGCTGTTAATGACGTTCGGTAAACTCTATACCGACAGTGAAATCACCGTTATGCACGCCTGTGGCCTCGGCAAAAGCGTGCTGGTTAAAGCGGCGATGATACTGGCGCTGTTGACTGGCGTTGCGGCGACTTTCAACGTTATGTGGGCAGGCCCGGTTTCCGCCCGCCATCAGGATCAGGTGCTGGCAGATGCTAAAGCCAACCCGGGTCTGGCGGCGCTGGCACAGGGGCAGTTCCAGCAGTCCAGCGATGGTAGCTCGGTGCTGTTTATCGAAAGCGTGAACGGTCTGAACTTTAAAGACGTGTTCCTGGCGCAGCTGCGGCCTAAAGGTAGCGCGCGTCCGTCGGTAGTTGTGGCTGATTCCGGCCATCTGACCCAGCGGCGTGATGGTAGCCAGGTGGTAAGCCTGAATTCCGGGACCCGTTTTGAAGGTACTGCGTTGTTGCGTGACTTCCGTATCACCGACTTCCAGGACTACAAAGCGATAATCGGCCATCAGGACGTGCTGCTTGATCCGGATGACACAGAGCAGATGAACATGTCTCAGCTGATGAACAACTCTAAACGTCCGGCAGCAGTAGCCGAACTGAACTGGCGTATCACGCTGATTTTCTCGGTGGTGGTGATGGCGCTGATGGTCGTCCCGCTGAGCGTGGTTAACCCGCGTCAGGGACGCGTGCTTTCGATGTTGCCGGCAATGTTGCTTTACCTGCTGTTCTTCTTGCTGCAAAGCTCGCTGAAATCTAACGGTGCCAAAGGTAAGGTCGACCCGATGATGTGGATGTGGATAGTCAACTTCCTGTATCTGGCTCTGGCCGTAGCGCTCAACCTGTGGGACACCGTCCCGATGCGGCGGATTCGTTCGCGCTTTGCGGCTAAAGGGGTGGCATGA
- the pepA gene encoding putative cytosol aminopeptidase, with protein MEFSVKSGSPEKQRSACIVVGVFEPRRLSPIAEQLDKISDGYISALLRRGELEGKAGQTLLLHHVPNILSERILLIGCGKERELDERQYKQVVQKTINTLNDTGSMEAVCFLTELHVKGRNTYWKVRQAVETAKETLYSFDQLKTNKTEPRRPLRKMVFNVPTRRELTLGERAIQHGLAIAAGVKAAKDLGNMPPNICNAAYLASQARQLADSFSKNVTTRVIGEQQMKDLGMHSYLAVGAGSTNESLMSVIEYKGNKDENARPIVLVGKGLTFDAGGISLKPAEGMDEMKYDMCGAATVYGVMRMVAELQLPVNVVGVLAGCENMPGGQAYRPGDVLTTMSGQTVEVLNTDAEGRLVLCDVLTYVERYEPEVVIDVATLTGACVIALGHHLTGLMSNHNPLAHELIGASEQSGDRAWRLPLADEFQEQLESNFADMANIGGRPGGAITAGCFLARFTRKYNWAHLDIAGTAWRSGKAKGATGRPVPLLAQFLLNRSGLGNDE; from the coding sequence ATGGAGTTCAGTGTAAAAAGCGGTAGCCCCGAGAAACAGCGTAGCGCATGTATCGTGGTCGGTGTCTTTGAACCGCGTCGTCTGTCGCCAATTGCCGAACAACTCGACAAGATAAGTGACGGTTATATCAGCGCTCTTCTGCGTCGGGGCGAACTGGAGGGCAAGGCCGGCCAGACCCTGCTGCTGCATCATGTGCCAAATATTCTTTCAGAGCGCATCCTGCTTATCGGCTGTGGTAAAGAACGCGAGCTTGATGAGCGTCAGTATAAGCAGGTGGTACAAAAAACCATCAACACCCTGAATGATACTGGTTCAATGGAGGCTGTCTGCTTCCTGACCGAGCTGCACGTGAAAGGGCGTAATACTTACTGGAAAGTGCGTCAGGCGGTCGAAACAGCAAAAGAAACCCTGTACAGCTTCGACCAGCTAAAAACCAACAAAACCGAGCCACGTCGTCCGCTGCGTAAAATGGTATTTAACGTGCCAACCCGCCGCGAGCTGACCCTGGGTGAGCGCGCCATCCAGCACGGCCTGGCCATTGCTGCCGGTGTTAAAGCCGCTAAAGACCTCGGCAATATGCCGCCGAACATCTGTAACGCCGCTTATCTGGCCTCTCAGGCCCGTCAGCTGGCCGACTCTTTCAGTAAAAACGTCACTACCCGCGTTATCGGCGAGCAGCAGATGAAAGATCTGGGCATGCATTCGTATCTCGCGGTAGGTGCAGGTTCAACCAATGAATCTCTGATGTCGGTTATTGAGTACAAAGGGAATAAAGACGAAAACGCGCGTCCGATTGTTCTGGTGGGTAAAGGGCTGACTTTCGATGCTGGCGGTATTTCACTGAAACCTGCCGAAGGCATGGATGAGATGAAATATGACATGTGCGGCGCGGCAACGGTTTATGGCGTTATGCGCATGGTCGCCGAGCTGCAACTACCGGTGAATGTGGTTGGCGTACTGGCGGGCTGTGAAAACATGCCGGGGGGTCAGGCTTATCGTCCTGGCGATGTACTGACAACGATGTCCGGCCAGACTGTAGAAGTGCTGAACACCGATGCCGAAGGCCGACTGGTTCTGTGCGACGTGCTGACATATGTCGAACGCTATGAACCAGAAGTGGTTATTGATGTAGCCACTCTGACCGGTGCCTGCGTTATTGCCCTGGGCCACCACCTGACCGGGCTGATGTCCAACCACAATCCGCTGGCTCACGAGCTTATCGGCGCTTCAGAGCAATCCGGAGACCGTGCGTGGCGCCTGCCTCTGGCCGATGAGTTCCAGGAGCAGCTGGAGTCTAACTTTGCGGATATGGCTAACATTGGTGGCCGTCCGGGTGGCGCCATCACCGCAGGCTGCTTCCTGGCGCGCTTTACCCGTAAATACAACTGGGCACACCTTGATATCGCAGGTACCGCCTGGCGTTCTGGTAAAGCTAAAGGCGCGACCGGCCGTCCGGTTCCGCTGCTGGCTCAGTTCCTGCTGAACCGTTCGGGTCTTGGCAACGACGAGTAA
- the holC gene encoding DNA polymerase III subunit chi — protein sequence MSEKTNSVLHHPDLEMKNATFYLLDNDTPVGELSAVEALVCDLACERWRAGKRILVACSDEAQAIRLDEALWQRDAHQFVPHNLAGEGPRAGAPVELSWPSRRGSAPRDLLINLTPGFADFATAFYEVIDFVPYEESQKQLARERYKAYRVAGFHLTTATYGA from the coding sequence ATGTCGGAAAAAACCAACTCCGTTTTACACCACCCGGATCTTGAGATGAAAAACGCCACCTTTTATCTGCTGGATAATGATACGCCCGTCGGCGAACTCAGCGCCGTCGAAGCACTGGTGTGCGACCTGGCCTGTGAACGCTGGCGCGCCGGGAAACGCATCCTGGTGGCCTGCAGCGATGAAGCCCAGGCAATTCGTCTGGATGAAGCGTTATGGCAGCGCGATGCCCATCAGTTTGTCCCGCATAATCTGGCGGGCGAAGGGCCGCGAGCCGGCGCACCGGTAGAACTGAGCTGGCCGTCACGGCGCGGCAGCGCACCGCGCGATCTGCTGATAAACCTGACACCGGGTTTTGCAGATTTTGCCACCGCTTTCTATGAAGTGATAGACTTCGTCCCTTACGAAGAATCCCAGAAACAACTGGCGCGTGAACGCTACAAGGCGTATCGCGTGGCTGGTTTCCACTTGACCACAGCCACCTACGGCGCCTGA